The Sphingobacteriales bacterium genome has a segment encoding these proteins:
- a CDS encoding glycosyltransferase, with protein MSYSSVTLPILKNAAFVIAPLSRWDGFYSSSIFSIAKVLAQQHKVFYIDNPFTFKDVIRHFGSPAIQQRRQALLFRRPLYRQVPQCPPNFVAVTPPSVVPLNFLPEGVLYDKLSQINEQLVFSALQRLLSDFGIQHYIFINSFNPFYYRRFPASLVPAPLLRIYHCSDDISQEAYIARHGVRLEREALRQYPLVLATSRQLCRLLEEKGARRAHYLPSGVNTELFAPHRTPTAAPPELQHEQRRVIIYTGNLSTLRLDYDLLIFLIQQLPDCLFVLIGEEKKADDSLRQYKNVKLLDAKPQAALPAYLQAAHCAIIPFLKNRLTESIYPLKINEYLAAGLPVVSSNFSEEILDFREVATLADTREQFLEAVRHALTHNSEKQQQLRRNIAALHSWQQRVQRLWDIIELHIKNTAQLSET; from the coding sequence ATGTCTTATTCGTCTGTCACGCTTCCGATATTAAAAAATGCAGCTTTCGTCATCGCTCCATTATCGCGTTGGGACGGTTTTTATTCCTCTTCTATTTTTTCTATAGCCAAAGTACTGGCACAGCAGCATAAAGTATTTTATATAGATAATCCTTTTACATTTAAAGATGTAATACGGCATTTCGGCAGCCCTGCCATTCAGCAACGCCGCCAAGCCTTGTTGTTTCGCCGCCCGCTGTATCGTCAAGTGCCGCAATGTCCGCCCAATTTTGTCGCCGTTACTCCACCCAGTGTAGTTCCTTTGAATTTTTTGCCCGAAGGAGTTTTGTACGATAAACTTTCTCAAATCAATGAACAACTTGTGTTTTCGGCGTTGCAGCGGCTTTTGTCGGATTTTGGTATTCAGCATTATATCTTTATCAATTCTTTTAATCCCTTTTATTATCGCCGCTTTCCTGCTTCGCTTGTTCCCGCGCCTTTGCTGCGTATTTATCATTGCAGCGATGATATTAGTCAGGAGGCTTATATTGCACGCCACGGGGTGCGTTTGGAGCGCGAAGCCCTGCGGCAATATCCTTTGGTATTGGCTACTTCGCGGCAACTGTGTCGGCTGTTGGAAGAAAAAGGAGCACGTCGTGCGCATTATTTGCCCAGTGGCGTGAACACAGAGCTTTTTGCGCCGCACCGCACACCGACCGCCGCACCGCCGGAATTGCAACACGAACAACGCCGCGTGATTATTTATACCGGAAATTTGAGTACGCTGCGTTTGGATTACGACCTGCTTATATTTTTGATACAGCAATTGCCCGATTGCCTGTTTGTACTGATTGGCGAAGAGAAAAAAGCCGACGATTCGTTGCGGCAGTATAAAAATGTGAAATTATTAGATGCCAAACCGCAAGCAGCATTGCCCGCCTACTTGCAAGCGGCGCATTGCGCCATTATTCCTTTTCTCAAAAATCGCCTCACCGAAAGCATTTATCCTTTGAAAATAAACGAGTATTTGGCGGCGGGTTTGCCGGTGGTGAGCAGCAATTTTTCGGAGGAAATACTGGATTTTCGGGAGGTAGCAACGCTCGCCGATACGCGGGAGCAATTTTTGGAGGCGGTGCGCCACGCCCTCACCCACAACAGCGAAAAGCAACAACAACTACGCCGCAATATCGCCGCCCTACATTCGTGGCAACAACGGGTACAGCGGCTGTGGGATATTATTGAACTGCATATTAAAAATACGGCGCAGTTATCCGAAACTTAA
- a CDS encoding O-antigen ligase family protein — MYLKFLDKNHSEFLRKTDRQLLIILLLMIACFFTWSENIAITRAIKVVGRMGMLSASWYVYHRIIRYGAADNLKSNNVLSVIFYGLYLLLGFASFMWSTNVGYSALQWFMTSQTLVFCFFFVKSLYLLDEFFPHHTIKLYNLLGNSAFILILIFVAGMWLSPDVFYRMTNGGEEARLGGYMMNPNELGMLAGVGVAGLMFDIRRNHKKWQTFAKLAILFYGLYATGSRSSLIGALLIIAFHILQSEQKKFALVALVALLLLAPVAIYKVVLKDGDPARMEEVLTLTGRLPFWQALINEGLVREPYLGFGFMRIDYKEYFQSTHTYPGKMTHNTFMQVLMNLGLVGITVVVFQLIFTFRGIMRENAEKKLMLLCIFIPLLINSFTEFGIFGESNYSILFYQMIILYISFQPNEVLTKKQRFHLLKTGRIEKVPLIS, encoded by the coding sequence ATGTATTTAAAGTTTTTAGATAAAAATCATTCCGAATTTTTAAGAAAAACCGACCGTCAGTTGCTCATTATTCTTTTGCTGATGATTGCCTGTTTTTTTACATGGAGTGAAAATATCGCCATCACGAGAGCCATTAAAGTAGTGGGGCGTATGGGAATGTTGTCGGCATCGTGGTATGTGTATCATCGCATTATCCGCTATGGTGCTGCCGATAATCTTAAGTCCAATAATGTATTGTCCGTCATTTTTTATGGTTTATATCTTTTGTTGGGTTTTGCTTCTTTTATGTGGAGTACCAATGTGGGCTACAGTGCTTTGCAGTGGTTTATGACTTCCCAAACTTTGGTATTTTGTTTTTTCTTTGTGAAGAGTTTATATCTGCTTGATGAGTTTTTTCCACATCATACCATAAAATTGTACAACTTATTGGGCAACAGTGCTTTTATACTCATTCTTATTTTTGTGGCGGGTATGTGGCTCAGTCCTGATGTATTTTATCGTATGACGAATGGAGGCGAAGAAGCGCGGCTCGGCGGCTATATGATGAATCCCAACGAACTTGGTATGCTGGCGGGTGTAGGCGTGGCGGGTTTGATGTTTGATATACGCCGAAATCATAAAAAATGGCAAACATTTGCAAAATTAGCCATATTATTTTACGGTTTATATGCTACGGGTTCGCGCTCCTCACTCATTGGAGCTTTGCTCATTATCGCTTTTCATATATTACAATCCGAGCAAAAAAAATTCGCCCTTGTCGCCTTGGTCGCCTTGCTGCTGCTTGCTCCTGTTGCCATCTATAAAGTAGTATTAAAAGACGGCGACCCCGCGCGTATGGAAGAAGTGCTAACGCTCACGGGTCGCTTACCTTTTTGGCAAGCCCTCATCAACGAAGGTTTGGTGCGTGAGCCTTATCTGGGTTTTGGGTTTATGCGGATTGATTATAAGGAATATTTTCAGAGTACGCACACCTACCCCGGCAAAATGACACACAATACCTTTATGCAAGTATTGATGAATCTCGGCTTGGTGGGTATTACGGTGGTGGTGTTCCAGCTGATTTTTACTTTTCGCGGTATTATGAGAGAGAATGCAGAAAAAAAACTGATGCTACTTTGTATTTTCATTCCACTTCTTATCAATTCATTTACGGAGTTTGGCATCTTCGGCGAATCCAACTACAGCATTTTGTTTTATCAAATGATTATTTTATATATTTCATTTCAACCGAATGAGGTATTGACAAAAAAACAGCGTTTTCATTTATTAAAAACGGGCAGAATAGAAAAAGTACCGCTTATATCTTAA
- a CDS encoding glycosyltransferase: MEIIHIVLGKANPDRLNGVNKVVYQMASEQTKAGKKVQVWGITANPIPDYPERNFKTRLFQAARFPFAVDKTLKQAIIEHKEKAVFHLHGGWIPVFGSLAGIFSRHRIKYVLTPHGAYNEVAMRRSKFTKKYIFFCLKNIF, translated from the coding sequence ATGGAAATCATTCATATCGTATTAGGAAAAGCCAACCCCGACCGACTCAACGGTGTAAACAAGGTGGTGTACCAGATGGCGAGTGAGCAAACGAAAGCCGGAAAAAAAGTGCAAGTGTGGGGCATCACTGCCAATCCTATACCTGATTATCCTGAAAGAAACTTTAAAACACGCCTGTTTCAGGCAGCGCGATTTCCGTTTGCGGTGGACAAAACACTCAAACAAGCCATTATTGAGCATAAAGAGAAGGCGGTTTTTCATCTGCACGGCGGCTGGATTCCTGTTTTTGGCAGCCTCGCCGGTATTTTTTCTCGTCATCGCATCAAATATGTACTTACGCCGCACGGTGCTTACAACGAAGTGGCTATGCGCCGCAGCAAATTCACCAAAAAATATATTTTCTTCTGTTTGAAAAATATCTTTTAA
- a CDS encoding oligosaccharide flippase family protein gives MDTLQMLSLLDGLSGTFFGFAWMYLLLRCTSKEEYAAWVLFFMVCASIEVARSGMIQNALLTYLTPTAGTSEYGEISRASWYINGLLTALSVVVVLICAAILPNLWATPVLRPMFWVYIITTIAFMPLSQFNYIQQANMDFKGIFWGNVVRRGLFFVYILLLYIFHWKVNMVILAAVQAFTTTLAAALSYMWAKPYLKMAKQVSKRWVSELLHFGKYVFGTNLCAMIFKNVDKMILATVSQLSAVSVYDVAMRIIQLLDVPSMAAATVVYPQSAKLSATKDVKGIKEMYEKSVGAILAMILPALIIVILFAKQIVILIASPKYVDSVPILLWSLPFSILYPFSRQCGTILDSNGKPHINFLFVLTSAILITTSLLIFVPLYDIYGVIIGTFIAQIIIFCYNQYFLHRFYKINALNSFYYIGYFYKLGYHYLSNYLSLRFKSAK, from the coding sequence TTGGATACACTCCAGATGTTGTCTTTATTAGATGGATTGTCGGGTACGTTTTTCGGATTTGCCTGGATGTATTTGCTGTTGAGATGCACGAGCAAAGAAGAATATGCAGCGTGGGTTTTGTTTTTTATGGTGTGCGCCTCCATTGAAGTGGCGCGCTCGGGTATGATACAAAATGCGCTACTCACCTACCTCACTCCTACTGCCGGCACTTCCGAATATGGAGAAATTTCGCGTGCTTCGTGGTATATCAACGGCTTGCTGACAGCTTTGAGCGTTGTAGTGGTGCTTATCTGCGCCGCCATACTTCCGAATTTATGGGCTACTCCCGTGTTGCGTCCGATGTTTTGGGTATATATCATCACCACCATCGCCTTTATGCCATTGTCGCAGTTTAATTACATACAACAAGCCAATATGGATTTTAAGGGAATTTTTTGGGGAAATGTAGTAAGGCGTGGTTTGTTTTTTGTATATATATTGCTTTTGTATATATTTCACTGGAAAGTAAACATGGTGATATTGGCAGCAGTGCAGGCATTTACAACTACCTTAGCGGCAGCACTTTCTTATATGTGGGCGAAGCCTTATTTGAAAATGGCAAAACAAGTGTCCAAGCGTTGGGTGAGTGAATTATTGCATTTCGGCAAATATGTATTCGGCACGAACCTGTGTGCGATGATATTCAAAAATGTAGATAAAATGATTTTGGCAACGGTGAGCCAGTTGTCGGCGGTGAGTGTGTATGATGTAGCCATGCGGATTATTCAGTTGTTAGATGTGCCTTCTATGGCGGCGGCGACAGTGGTGTATCCGCAAAGTGCCAAGTTATCGGCGACCAAAGATGTAAAGGGCATCAAAGAAATGTATGAAAAGTCGGTGGGAGCGATTTTGGCAATGATTTTACCCGCTTTGATTATCGTCATACTTTTTGCCAAGCAAATCGTTATTCTCATTGCCAGCCCCAAATATGTGGATTCTGTGCCTATTTTGTTGTGGAGTTTGCCTTTTTCTATTTTGTACCCGTTTTCGCGGCAGTGCGGCACTATTCTCGACTCCAACGGCAAACCTCATATCAATTTTTTATTTGTACTCACCAGTGCCATTCTTATTACTACAAGTTTACTTATTTTCGTTCCGCTCTACGATATTTATGGCGTAATTATCGGCACATTTATTGCCCAAATTATTATTTTCTGCTACAATCAATATTTTTTACATCGTTTTTATAAAATCAATGCCCTAAATTCCTTTTACTATATTGGGTATTTTTATAAATTGGGTTATCATTATTTAAGTAATTATTTATCTTTACGCTTTAAATCCGCTAAATAA
- the recN gene encoding DNA repair protein RecN, which yields MDLYFSDHLTIITGETGAGKSILLGALGLILGKRADTSVLFNNSGKCVVEATFDISDYQLEAVFEEEDLDFALLTTIRREITASGNSRAFINDTPTNLATLKRIADRLISLHAQHQTLQLSNSDYQLYMLDSFANLLPQCEQFATDYQQYRRQCRRLEQLRSEQTQLLREADFIDFQLQELEAAHLNDEQEQEQLQQQLKQLTHVESIKKNMLDLADTLAANEMSVLSQLNRLLKNINSIRNLGDDYENIAKSLESILIELKEIAHEADSLEEAVEYNPQKTQQIQERLDMLQRLQSKHGVDSVADLKAVCADLTEKRHAIQHSGSEIQAIEKEITRCYAPLLQQARQLSALRQQQAVLLQAKIQERLAAMAMPDARVQIQVETLPEAELYESGLDVVSLLFAANKGSELIELRKVASGGELSRLMLAIQALLADSSELPTLIFDEIDTGISGEVAKKVSTVLREIAERHQLLCITHLPQIASAGNEHLLVYKEKHSDKTFTRVRRLPAEDRIVEIAQMLSGIPPGSSAIENAKELLGVS from the coding sequence TTGGATTTGTATTTTTCCGACCATCTCACCATTATTACCGGCGAAACCGGAGCAGGAAAATCTATTTTGCTGGGTGCTTTGGGCTTAATTTTAGGCAAACGCGCTGATACTTCTGTATTGTTCAACAACAGTGGCAAATGTGTGGTAGAAGCTACTTTTGACATCAGCGACTATCAATTGGAAGCGGTTTTTGAAGAGGAGGATTTGGACTTTGCCCTACTCACCACCATTCGCCGCGAAATTACGGCTTCGGGGAACTCCCGCGCTTTTATCAATGATACGCCCACCAATCTTGCCACCCTCAAGCGCATCGCCGACCGCCTCATCAGTTTGCACGCCCAACACCAAACCCTGCAACTCAGCAACAGCGATTATCAGTTGTATATGTTGGATAGCTTTGCCAATCTGCTGCCACAGTGCGAGCAGTTTGCCACCGACTACCAACAATATCGCCGCCAATGCCGCCGTTTGGAGCAATTGCGCAGCGAACAAACACAACTGTTGCGCGAAGCCGATTTTATTGATTTTCAACTACAGGAATTAGAAGCCGCCCATCTGAATGATGAACAGGAGCAGGAGCAGCTGCAACAACAACTCAAACAACTGACACACGTTGAGAGCATCAAAAAAAATATGCTCGACCTCGCCGATACCCTCGCTGCCAATGAAATGTCGGTATTGAGTCAATTAAACCGTCTGCTCAAAAACATCAACTCCATTCGCAACTTGGGCGATGATTATGAAAACATAGCCAAAAGCCTCGAAAGTATATTGATTGAACTGAAAGAAATAGCTCACGAAGCCGATTCTTTGGAGGAGGCGGTGGAATACAATCCACAAAAAACTCAGCAAATACAAGAGCGTTTGGATATGCTGCAACGCCTTCAGAGCAAGCACGGCGTGGATTCTGTTGCCGACCTCAAAGCCGTTTGTGCGGATTTAACCGAAAAAAGACACGCCATTCAACATTCCGGTAGCGAAATTCAGGCGATAGAAAAGGAAATAACACGATGTTATGCGCCTTTGCTCCAACAAGCCCGACAACTCTCTGCATTGCGCCAACAACAGGCGGTGCTGTTGCAAGCAAAAATACAGGAACGATTGGCAGCAATGGCGATGCCCGATGCGCGTGTACAAATTCAGGTGGAAACGCTGCCCGAAGCCGAACTTTACGAAAGCGGCTTAGATGTGGTGTCTTTGCTGTTTGCCGCCAACAAAGGCAGCGAGTTGATAGAATTGCGCAAAGTAGCCTCCGGCGGCGAATTGTCGCGGCTGATGCTCGCCATACAAGCCCTGCTCGCCGACAGCAGCGAGTTGCCCACACTTATTTTTGATGAAATAGATACGGGAATTTCGGGAGAGGTTGCCAAAAAAGTAAGCACCGTATTGCGCGAAATAGCCGAACGCCACCAACTGCTGTGCATTACACACCTGCCACAGATTGCGAGTGCCGGCAATGAGCATTTGTTGGTGTATAAAGAAAAACACAGCGACAAAACCTTTACACGGGTGCGCCGCCTGCCCGCCGAAGACCGCATCGTAGAAATTGCCCAAATGCTCAGTGGCATACCGCCCGGCAGCAGTGCCATTGAAAATGCCAAAGAATTGTTGGGGGTGAGTTGA
- a CDS encoding DUF4468 domain-containing protein, which produces MKKILYVLLLTVSVTNLCLSQETEFKFTKEGFTDYVVISCEGKTQSDLYKKTIDWVSTAYKNPKEVIKAQIENDYIRIEGFKSNMLCIKSLGILHCFDVRYQIEISFKDGRYKFDVIRVEQYTAPTQYLSGGWSDFPIDGDIGKIYFKENGEIKSTFKSFPYAFHSTFNGLNKDLESFLKSELIPSKKDDW; this is translated from the coding sequence ATGAAAAAAATTCTTTATGTATTATTACTAACTGTTTCAGTTACAAATTTGTGTCTTAGCCAAGAAACTGAATTTAAATTTACAAAAGAAGGATTTACAGATTATGTTGTCATAAGTTGCGAAGGAAAAACACAATCTGACTTGTACAAAAAAACTATAGATTGGGTTTCTACAGCTTATAAAAATCCAAAAGAAGTAATAAAAGCACAAATAGAAAATGATTACATTCGTATTGAAGGTTTTAAATCAAATATGTTATGTATAAAATCCTTAGGCATTTTACATTGTTTTGATGTGAGGTATCAAATTGAAATTTCTTTTAAAGATGGAAGGTATAAATTTGATGTAATAAGAGTTGAACAGTATACCGCACCTACTCAATATTTATCAGGTGGCTGGTCTGATTTTCCAATTGATGGAGATATTGGAAAAATTTATTTTAAAGAAAACGGAGAGATTAAGTCAACGTTTAAATCATTCCCATATGCTTTCCATTCAACTTTTAATGGTTTAAATAAGGATTTAGAAAGTTTTTTGAAATCGGAATTAATACCAAGTAAAAAAGATGATTGGTAA
- a CDS encoding branched-chain amino acid aminotransferase, producing the protein MLMPPISIQKTTYSRLPEVDINNVPFGKVFSDHMLYADYDNGQWQEAQIVPYGNMEFSPAMSALHYGQAFFEGMKAEKDAAGNIYLFRPLENFKRFNHSAWRLQMPALPEDVFMDGLRELLHLDSDWIPTGEGAALYIRPVMFATDPMLGVRASDTYRFIIITCPVGAYYSGGIKVYIETEYSRACKGGIGSAKAAGNYGGALYPTYLAKQKGYDQVLWTDADTHTYLEEAGTMNIFFIIDGKVVTPELDGTILEGITRKSLIELFKDEGYKVEERPLSISEILEAADKGTLQDCFGAGTAAVLTHVSTLGYKDKLIQLPPIAGRPSVAIKERFIAIKKGQAADKFGWIEKI; encoded by the coding sequence ATGCTTATGCCTCCCATTTCCATTCAAAAAACCACCTATTCCCGATTACCGGAAGTTGATATAAATAATGTTCCTTTCGGAAAGGTTTTTTCTGACCACATGTTATATGCGGATTATGATAATGGACAATGGCAAGAGGCGCAGATAGTTCCTTACGGCAATATGGAATTTAGTCCGGCGATGTCTGCTTTGCACTACGGGCAGGCTTTTTTTGAAGGTATGAAAGCTGAAAAAGATGCCGCCGGCAATATCTATTTGTTTCGTCCTTTGGAAAATTTCAAACGCTTCAATCATTCGGCTTGGCGTTTGCAAATGCCCGCACTTCCCGAAGATGTTTTTATGGACGGATTGAGAGAGTTATTGCATTTAGACTCAGATTGGATTCCCACCGGCGAAGGTGCAGCGTTGTATATTCGTCCGGTGATGTTTGCCACCGACCCAATGCTCGGCGTGCGTGCTTCGGATACCTATCGTTTTATTATTATCACTTGTCCAGTAGGTGCTTATTATTCGGGCGGTATCAAAGTATATATAGAAACCGAATACTCCCGCGCTTGCAAAGGCGGTATCGGCTCGGCAAAAGCAGCAGGTAACTACGGCGGTGCTTTGTATCCTACTTATTTGGCAAAGCAAAAAGGCTACGACCAAGTGCTATGGACAGATGCCGACACACATACTTATTTGGAAGAAGCAGGTACGATGAATATCTTTTTTATCATTGATGGCAAAGTGGTTACGCCCGAATTGGACGGCACTATTTTGGAGGGCATCACACGCAAATCTTTGATAGAATTGTTTAAAGATGAAGGCTACAAAGTAGAAGAACGCCCTTTGAGTATCAGCGAGATATTGGAAGCTGCCGATAAAGGCACTTTGCAGGATTGCTTCGGAGCGGGAACTGCCGCCGTGCTGACGCATGTAAGTACTTTGGGCTATAAAGATAAGCTCATTCAGTTGCCGCCAATTGCGGGTCGCCCTTCGGTGGCGATAAAAGAGCGTTTTATCGCTATAAAAAAAGGACAAGCCGCCGACAAATTCGGCTGGATAGAAAAAATATAA
- a CDS encoding glycosyltransferase family 2 protein, with amino-acid sequence MPAATAPLVSVIVPNYRHANYLAQRLDSILEQSTQDIELIVLDDASPDHSRDIINDYALRFPDKITCIFNEHNSGSPFKQWQKGFEAARGTYIWIAESDDFAHPLFLEKCLAAFAEHPEAGVVFTQSYAVDECGDILYSFKDKYLNKIFPENIWLRNFVRQGEEYIIYTSYSNTIPNAGAVLFKKSCLGSLDASAPFTAWKLMGDWLFWIQLLAHTQVVFIAEELNYFRQHTHTARTTALRNGDYVREFCDIQTYTERRFPAARRNRARARFFILHFWKKTLLQAQLSQRQQWLLLRHIAAYDTKAVWRIVKSKVFAMVKNK; translated from the coding sequence ATGCCCGCCGCTACTGCTCCTTTGGTTTCCGTCATTGTACCCAATTATCGCCACGCCAACTATTTGGCGCAACGCTTGGACAGTATTTTGGAGCAAAGCACACAAGATATAGAGCTGATAGTATTAGACGATGCCTCACCCGACCACTCGCGCGACATCATCAACGACTATGCGCTGCGTTTTCCCGACAAAATCACCTGCATCTTCAACGAGCACAACAGCGGCAGCCCCTTTAAGCAATGGCAAAAAGGTTTTGAGGCGGCACGCGGCACTTATATCTGGATTGCCGAAAGCGATGATTTTGCACACCCGCTTTTTTTAGAAAAATGCCTCGCCGCCTTCGCCGAACACCCCGAAGCGGGGGTCGTATTTACGCAGTCCTATGCCGTTGATGAGTGCGGCGATATACTGTATTCTTTCAAGGACAAGTATCTGAACAAAATTTTTCCTGAAAATATATGGCTGCGCAATTTTGTGCGGCAGGGTGAAGAATATATTATTTACACTTCTTATTCCAATACCATTCCGAATGCGGGAGCGGTGTTATTTAAAAAATCATGTTTGGGTAGTTTAGACGCTTCTGCTCCTTTTACCGCCTGGAAATTAATGGGCGACTGGCTCTTTTGGATTCAGTTGCTGGCGCATACGCAAGTGGTTTTTATCGCCGAAGAACTCAACTATTTTCGTCAGCACACGCACACCGCCCGCACCACCGCCCTGCGAAACGGCGATTATGTGCGCGAATTTTGCGACATACAAACCTATACCGAAAGGCGTTTTCCGGCGGCGCGGCGCAATCGGGCAAGGGCGCGGTTTTTTATCCTTCATTTTTGGAAAAAAACCCTCCTGCAAGCGCAATTATCACAACGCCAACAATGGTTACTTTTGCGCCATATTGCCGCCTACGACACCAAAGCCGTTTGGCGCATTGTGAAGTCAAAGGTATTTGCAATGGTAAAAAACAAATAG
- a CDS encoding glycosyltransferase family 4 protein, which translates to MKGLGKLSPTAHSFLLPYGFNYNYNATIIPKRSFSENEAFIIGFVGRLDVYTKGLDLLMAAFETFQKKQPAARLWIIGDGEGKAYLENFIKEKKLNNVILWGKKFGQEKDELISQMHLFSHPSRNEGLPTAVLEAAVFGVPVIVTQATNVAEYVSHFGCGIAVADNNVAELVRAMQQIYDDYASTDKVVLYAEGAKKMLSEMFSWHILVDKYDDLYQ; encoded by the coding sequence GTGAAGGGTCTCGGCAAATTATCTCCCACTGCCCACTCATTTTTATTGCCTTATGGATTCAATTACAACTATAACGCCACAATAATTCCCAAGCGTTCTTTTTCAGAAAACGAAGCTTTTATTATCGGATTTGTGGGCAGATTAGATGTGTACACAAAAGGGCTGGATTTATTGATGGCTGCCTTTGAGACATTTCAAAAAAAGCAGCCTGCCGCCCGATTATGGATAATTGGCGATGGCGAAGGCAAGGCATATCTTGAAAATTTTATCAAAGAAAAAAAACTGAATAATGTGATATTGTGGGGAAAAAAGTTCGGTCAGGAAAAAGACGAACTCATCAGCCAGATGCACCTATTTTCGCACCCTTCGCGAAATGAAGGGCTGCCAACTGCCGTCTTGGAAGCTGCGGTTTTCGGAGTGCCTGTCATCGTTACGCAAGCCACCAATGTGGCAGAGTATGTGAGCCATTTTGGGTGCGGCATTGCGGTGGCGGATAATAATGTGGCGGAATTGGTTCGGGCAATGCAACAAATTTATGATGATTATGCAAGCACCGATAAAGTTGTACTATATGCCGAAGGGGCAAAAAAAATGTTGAGCGAAATGTTTTCGTGGCACATATTGGTGGACAAATATGATGACTTATACCAATAA
- a CDS encoding glycosyltransferase produces the protein MPLLYFHHHHILYQNLYHNMAAASPLVSVLISNYNYAPFVQQCIESVLQQTYQNTEIIVYDDGSTDNSVEVIERFGDKIIFINPKKNFGAPSRLNQINAINEAYRRSKGDIVCLLDSDDYFAPQKIEKIVAAFAANPRASLVQHPMQEVNGEGLHLPQLRPPHLLPPDITNGNLLPHILQHHNLFRLFALTSGLCASRTFLEQVMPLRVPDRYDETCVDVRVSRLSVFYGETVTLYEPLAYYRIHGNNWIHQLHDKDFLENHIQQMYDLFNEWLQERGYPPVDLNKNTYRKKKGLLQKLKSMLFFSKK, from the coding sequence TTGCCGCTGCTTTATTTTCACCACCACCACATTTTATACCAGAATTTATATCATAATATGGCTGCCGCTTCGCCTTTGGTTTCGGTTTTAATTTCCAATTACAATTATGCCCCCTTTGTGCAGCAGTGCATAGAGTCGGTGCTGCAACAAACGTATCAAAACACAGAAATTATTGTGTATGATGACGGCTCTACGGACAATTCGGTGGAGGTGATTGAGCGTTTTGGCGATAAAATCATTTTTATTAACCCGAAAAAAAACTTCGGCGCACCTTCGCGGCTCAATCAGATAAATGCTATCAACGAGGCATATCGGCGGAGCAAAGGCGATATTGTATGCCTTTTGGACAGTGATGATTATTTTGCGCCGCAAAAAATAGAAAAAATAGTCGCTGCCTTTGCCGCCAATCCGCGTGCCTCTTTGGTGCAGCACCCGATGCAGGAAGTAAACGGCGAAGGGCTACACCTGCCGCAGTTGCGCCCGCCGCACCTGCTGCCACCCGACATCACCAACGGAAACCTGCTGCCGCATATTCTCCAGCATCACAATCTATTTCGTTTGTTTGCGCTCACGAGCGGCTTATGTGCGAGCCGCACTTTTTTGGAGCAGGTGATGCCTTTGCGCGTACCCGACCGCTACGACGAAACCTGTGTAGATGTGCGCGTGTCGCGCTTGTCGGTGTTTTATGGCGAAACGGTGACGCTCTACGAGCCTTTGGCATATTACCGCATACACGGCAACAACTGGATACACCAACTTCACGACAAAGATTTTTTAGAAAACCACATACAACAGATGTACGACCTTTTCAATGAGTGGCTGCAAGAGCGCGGCTATCCGCCTGTTGATTTAAACAAAAATACCTACCGCAAAAAGAAAGGACTGCTACAGAAGCTGAAAAGTATGCTGTTTTTTTCCAAGAAATAA